The following is a genomic window from Rhododendron vialii isolate Sample 1 chromosome 9a, ASM3025357v1.
AAATATATATCGGCACTCCAAACTTATCGAGAAACTTCAATTTGAAGCTTGACTTTGAGAAACAGGCAAGAAGTTActtagaccaaaaaaaaaagacttggccttcgaacttaaaaataaagGTTCAAAGGACAAGGATTGCCAACAAGCTTCAACAAAAAGCCTTCTCTTGTGGAATTGGTAATAAGCAAGTACTGGATTCCATTTCAGTACTATCCATTTCAGTACTGGTTTCCAAAGACATTGATACTAAAGGGAAAGGACAGGATGCATTAAAAAGTCCAATACGAGTTGATATCTCTCGCAGGCTATTAATCCAAAATTCATAGATTCATATTGAACAATTAAAGTACCAGGAGAACATATCAGTTAAGCAAAAGAATCTTCTGAATCCATTAGGAGCTAATCCCAAAATCATAGCTTTGGGTATTGCAAGAACCAATTTAGCAGCTTCCCGTCCAAAAGCCGAATGACGTTCAGCATTTAGCAATTTGCAAGTATACTCAGTCTGAAATCTCATTAGGTAGCGGACTCCTTGAAAATATTCAACAATTAACATAATTATGTCAGCCATGATCAAATAACACATATAAGCATGAAAACATACTTTAATCTTAATAGCACATCCTTCATCCTTGTATATACAAATTGCCATAATGTCTTCGTAATTGTGATTGAAACTCAAATAGCATTATTTCTGTACCTGGGCTCGCCACCACCTCGTATCCATTCTGCCATGAGAAGCAATCAGTGTTCCGTTTACAGCAGTTGTAGGCTGCAAATAAATCCAAGGCTCGCCCCATGCCCTGTTCCAAGACATTAGACAGAATGAGATAAAGCACTGACAATGCTCACGTGTTGGCTTTTGAAGCTTGAATAAAATGAACACCTCACCCATGTATTTCAACCTAGCATATCTAATTTGGCAAACCTAAGCCGCTACTGGTTTCTTCTTAAATGGGGAGTCATGGTTCCTTCTCTTGATTGATTATAGTCTTTGTGCTGTTGTGAGCGCTCATGCGCTTGTGTTTGGTTCGTTGCACAACAACGCATACTCTGCTTTGAAAGTTATGAAGGAAATAGTGAATATGTTCAGGAGCTTGTGATGTAGTATGTAGGAAGGGTATTTATGTCTTTTATAttgagtctatatatatataggtgttggagtcttttcttttggaatttttttatcattttgaacaaatattatcaagagctagtctcttttgtatcacatttgggagtttctctctctacattatctATGGGTATTTTTGATTGCATcatgtggtatcagagcttctaGGCTCGATCCCCACCGTTCATCTCGCCGGAGACTTCACCGGAAATCTAAATCTCGCCGGAAATTTCGCCGGAAACCTAAAACGGAGCCGAAAAATCTCGCCGGAGCTCTCAAATCACTCCAAATCCTCAGATCTATCCAACCCAACACCCTATACTTCGATTTCAACCCTATTTAGCCCTAAATCGAACCCAAAATCCTTCGGATCTGACGTGTTCAAACTTGAATCAGCCATTTCGGCACTGGTCAAGCTCGATCTACCCATTTCGGCACTGTTTGGACCTGTTTGAACAAGACCCAGCCTTGTTCGAGCTCAAATCTGCAATTTCGGAATTCAAATCGAAGTTTCAAACCCAAATCTGCTTGTTTCGGACCATTTCGGAGCTGTTTCGGAGCTACTACAGTGATTCCGAGTCTGCTACAGTGATTTCAAGACTGCTACAGTGATTTCGGAGCTTGCTACAGTGACTTCAAGTCAGATCCGTGGGTTTTGAGAGTTTTCGGACTGATTTTTGCTGATTTCGGACAAGATCTAAGGTGGGTAAGTATCAAttccttattttctttgctGTGTTGTTGCTAGATTGCTCCGTAGTTGTCGATTCGAGTATGATTATTGGTGATTATGTGTTTTTGGAGTTGTTCTGTTGAAATTGGTGGCTGAGTTGACTGGGTTTTCATTATTTGGGGTGGATTTACTTGTTTAGAGTTGAATTTGGGTATTGTAATGGCTTATCGAGCTAGAGGTAAAAGAGGAGGTAGAGGTAGAGGCTTTGTGGTGAACAATGGTGAGGAGAATGAGTTTGGCAACCAAAACCATGAGATTCAAGAGTTGAGACAACAAGTTGCTACCCTAACAGCGATGGTGCAAGGCTTGCAAGTGTCGCATGCGGGTAGTGGAGGGTCCGAGGACTCTCAAAGTCACTTTGACAATCCTTTTGATGATCCGAATTGGCGTAGGCCACCTTCCACTCACTCTCCTTATAGATGGGAGAAGAACATCAAGATTGAACTTTCCGAGTTCAATGGAAGTCTTAACCCGGATAAGTTTGTTGATTGGATTAATACGGTTGAAAGAGTGTTTGATTATGGAGACGTCTCCGAGGAGAAGAAGGTGAAGTTAGTGGCTATCCGCCTCAAAGGAAGAGCTTCTGCTTGGTGGGAGCAATTGCAAGGAACTAGGCTACGAACAGGAAAGGGAAAGATtagagaatggaagaaaatgaagaagaaactcAATGAACAATTCTTGCCTTTCAACTATATGCAAAATCTCTACAAGAATTTGCATAATCTCAAACAAGTTGGAAGTGTTGATGAGTACACGGAGGCTTTCCATCAACTTGTTGCTAGAGTTGATTTGAATGAAAGTGAAGATCAAATGGTTGCAAGGTACATAAGTGGGTTGATGATCACAATCCAAGATGCCCTCGCTATGCAAACTTTGTGGACGGTTTCGAAAGCTTACAATCGGGCCTTGGTGGccgaaaagcaaaaaaagaggAAGTTTTTGAGATCCGGGCAACAATATCAAGGCGGTTCCAAGTCCGGGCAGCCCTTTTACTCTTATGCTAGAGGTAGTTCTTCCTCTAGTGGTGGCCAATGTACTTCTTTCGGAGTTGGTACTCAAAACCGAGCGGATAAAACTTCAACACCAGCTCAAAATCAGTCTCAATCCGGTGCTTCGGGGGCTCGAAATCAATTCCAAAGTGGGGGTTTCAAGTGCTTCAAGTGTGGAGAACCGGGTCACAAGTCTTCGGATTGTCGTAAGACTTCCGGAGGTCGTAACAAGGCACTTTTCATTGAGGAAGTTACGGAACAAGGTTGTGAGGATGATATTCCCGTTTATGACGAAGAAATATGTGAAGAAATTGGAGGTGataatgaggaagaagaaggctATGCGTTGATGATAAAAAAGACTCTCCTTACTCCTAAGGATGTTGGTAATAAAGATTGGTTGCGTACCAATATCTTTTACACCACTTGCAATGTTGGTGGTAGAGTTTGCAACATAATTATTGATAGCGGAAGTTGTGAGAATGTAGTCTCTCAAGAGGTGGTGGACAAGTTACAACTCAAAGTGGAGGAGCATCCCCATCCTTATACCCTTTCTTGGTTCAAGAAGGGTAATGAAATCAAGGTGACTAAAAGGTGCTTGGTATCTTTCTCCATTCGACAAAAGTACTTTGATGAAGTTTGATGCGATGTGGTACCTATGGATGCTTGTCATATACTACTTGGTCGCTCGTGGCAATATGATAGGCATTCCATCCATGATGGAAAGAAGAATACCTACACCGTCCTTAAGGAGAAGCGACAATTCACTTTGTTACCTATGAAGGAGAAGGTGACTACGAAGCCTCCTCCCACTACGTTGCTTGCTTCTAAAGGATTTCTCAAGGAAAGTCATGAAACTGGGTATGTTCTAGTGTTGGTTCCTATGACGGATATGGGTGTGTCGGATGTTCCCGAGGcgatttctaaacttttgaaggAGTATGTTGATGTGTTTCCTCAAGAGTTGCCTTCCGACTTGCCTCCTTTGCGAGATATTCAACATTGTATCGACTTGGTACCCGCAGCGCCCCTTCCGAACAGGCCTGCATATAGAATGTCTCCAAGGGAGAGGGAAAAGATTCAAAAGCAAGTTAAGGATCTTCTAGAGAAAGACTACATAAGGGCAAGCCTTAGCCCTTGTGCGGTGCCGGCTCTTTTGACTCCGAAGAAGGATGGTTcatggaggatgtgtgtggatAGTAGAGCTATCAACAAGATCACTATCAAGTACCGCTTTTCCATTCCAAGGCTAGATGATATGTTGGATTGCCTTGCTTGTTCAAAGGTCTTCTCAAAGATTGATCTAAGAAGTGGTTATCATCAATTCGAGTTCGCCCGAGAGATGAATGGAAAACGGCTTTCAAGACCCCTCATGGCCTCTTTGAATGGCTTATGATGCCTTTTGGTCCTACCAATGCTCCAAGCACTTTTATGCGGGTAATGACTCAAATGCTTCAACCTCTCTTGGGTATATGTGTAGTTGTGTACTTTGATGATATATTGGTGTATAGTCGGTGTTTTGAAGATCACTCATTCCACCTCCAACAAGTCTTTGAAATcttgagaaaagaaaagttttatGGGAACTTGAAGAAGTGTAATTTTGCTGTTGATAAGGTGGTATTTTTGAGGTATGTTGTGTCTTCAAAGGGGGTTCACATGGATGAAGACAAGATTAAGGCCATTGTGGAATGGCCAACGCCTACAAGTGTTCATGAAGTGAGAAGTTTTCATGGGTTAGCTACCTTCTACCGGAGGTTCATTGCCAATTTTAGTAGTATCGCGGCTCATTTACCGATTGCCTCAAGCAAATGATGTTTATATGGTCCCAAGAAGCTGCCGAGAGTTTTAAATTGTTGAAGTCCAAGCTTACGGAAGCTCCTATCTTGGCTTTACCCGACTTTGACAAAacttttgaacttgattgtgaTGCTTCGGGAGTGGGAATTAGTAGAGTCTTAAGCCAAGGTGGTCAACCTATTGCTTTCTTTAGCGAGAAGCTGAACGATGCTAAACTCAAGTACTCTACTTATGACTTGGAATTCTATGCCATTGTCCAAGCCACAAGCATTGGAGTTACAACCTTGCCTACAAGGAATTTGTCCTCAACACCGATCATGAAGCTCTTAAGTACATCAATAGCCAACAACACCTCAATAAACGGCATGCCAAGTGGGTGGCTTATCTACAACAATTCATGTTCTCTTTGAGGCACAAACCGGGGATTCTCAACAAAGTGGCCGATGGTTTGAGTAGAAGAGTGGCTCTCTTGgtggaaatgaagaacaaggtTGTTGGGTTTGAAGAATTTCGCACTTTCTATGCCGAAGATTCTTATTTTAGTAAGATATTCGATGCTTTGCAAAGGGGTAATAAGGTTGTCGATCCATGTTTCATGTTGAAGGATGGATTTCTCTTCAAAGAACTTAAATTGTGTGTCCCTACATGCTCTTTAAGGGAGCAATTGTTGGCTGAAAGTCACAAGTTAGGTCATTTTGGCAAGGATAAGACTCTAGCATTGCTTCAAGATGCATACTATTGGCCGGAAATGAGTAAAGATGTGGAGGCCTATGTGAAAAGGTGCCAAACTTGCCAACGGAGTAAGGGAACAGCCACTAATGTGGGATTGTATTTGCCTTTACCGGTGCCGGAAAGTCCTTGGAAATGCGTGAGTATGGATTTTGTCTTGGGGCTTCCTCCTACGCAAAGGCGGAGTGATTCTATCATGGTGGTAGTGGATCGGTTTTCAAAAATGGCTCATTTTATTCCTTGTAAGAAGACTATGGATGCGACTAACATTGCCAATCTCTATTTCAAGGAGGTCTACAAGTTGCATGGTGTCCCTATTTCTATTGTCTCCGATAGAGATGCTAAGTTTCTTGCCCACTTTTGGAGGACCTTGTGGAGGAAGATTGGCACCAACTTATGCTTTAGTACTTTTTTTCACCCTCAAACCGATGGTCAAACAGAAGTGGTAAACCGGAGTCTTGGAAATTTGTTGCGATGCTTAGTTGTGAACATCCAAAAAGTTGGGATGGAATTCTTCCTTTGGCGGAGTTTGCTTACAATTCTTCTCTAAACCGCACCATCCACACTTCCCCATTTGAAGCGATTTACGGGTTAAAACCTTCTAGTGTGGTTGACCTCGTTCCTTTGCCAATTCCTAAGAGGGGACACTCCAAGACGGAAGATATGGCTACGTTTATAAAGAATATCCACTCTCAAGTTAAGCTCAACATTGAGAAGTCTAATGCGAAGTATAAGGCGACCGTTGATGCACACAAAAGGGAGGTTTTGTTCAAAGAAGGGGATCTTGTTTGGGTTATCTTGAGCAAGGATAGGCATCCTCACGGTGCTTACATGAAGTTGAACGATCGGAAAGTGGGTCCTTGTGAAGTCTTGCGGAAGATCAATGACAACGCTTATCAAGTCCGCTTACCCTCTCacttgagcatctccaacacatTCAATGTGCAACACTTGGTGCCCTATTTGCCGGAGGACACTACCGTAACTTGAGGACAAGTTTCTTCTAGTAGGGGAGTATGATGTAGTATGTAGGAAGGATATTTATGTCTTTTTTATTGAGTCTATATGTATAGGTGTTGGAGTCCtttcttttgaaacttttttatcattttgaacaaatattatcaagagctagtctcttttgtatcccatttgagagtttctctctctacattatctATGGGTATCTTTGGTTGCATCAGCTTGCTTAGGAGCCTTGTCAAACCATATTTGCTCTGTTGTATAGTTGTACCTTCCTGTTATGATTCCTCTTTTCCCatgctttttttttcattcattaacTGCAATGCACGGTCTCAACATTCTTGGGATGTTTCTGGAAAGAATTAACAAGACCAACTAGAACGTGATGGCCCTGAAACACCACAGACACATAGCTATCAGTAATGATGAGCAATCTTTGCATGTGTCTAGTAATATCACTGGAATCAGGTGTCAGGGAAGGAAAAGAAGTATGACTGAATTACTACCAACTCATACCTCTACACCCATCATGGTCTGCCCGATTATAGTAGTTCGTAACAAGGACCCTTTTTTCATTGATGGCAATAGCAAGAAGTCCACACATTCCGGCAATCTGGGCTCCCATGCCAAATCTTTGCGCCCTATCCCAGTCAGCAACAAGAAACTTCACATTATGATCATTGCAGTTCGGAGGGTACTGATGAATCCATATGTCTCGCTGTACTTTCCTAGTAAAGGGATAATTTTCTTCATCTGATCCCGTTATCTGCAAAGAAATTATGAAATCTCTTATActgtttcttttaattattaataaaatctttgcttttttcgctgttaaaaaaaattgcaacaaATCTCACCATATGAGAAATGATTGACCGCGCATCTTATGCATATATTTCAATATGACGACATGTAAATGATCTCAACCATATTCACTTGCATATAAATTACCCATGCAGCTAAAGTTTAATCTCTGGTCATGATAAGAGGGTGATCTAGCTAGTATCTCGGAGTTTGGACTGATAACTGTGGGTGAATATCAGGGGAACACACATACCCACGGAGGATAAGCGCCATTAGACTTGAGCTGCTCACTAGCTGTCGACGAAGGGTAAGTACTTAAGAGTCCCTTCCGTAGCGTCCAAGGAGGAAAGCTTCCATTTGCAACACGCTTATCAAGTTTTTTATTGAGTTGTTCACTCAGCTTGCAATTCTCCAAGTGAGGGGCTTTTGGCACATTATTAAATCTCGTCACTTGATCTGCACCTTGTGGCAACTCACCTTCACCTTTCGTTGATTCATCGAGCAAAGCACTCCAAGCCGAGTACAAGAAAGACACTCTCTCGTCAATATTATCGTCAGAAGTTTGCTCAGAACACATCACCTTCTCGGTTTCTCTTGGTTTAAGATTGCAGTCGCACTTTGTAACCATATCTGCATTACCGGAAAATTGCAGTGCTTTTAGCCATACGCAAAATTATGCTCAGTCAATAACCCATGGCGAGGTTTGGGAATTCATatttgttaaggaaatagaatcccacattgcttgggagtggaatgggtgatcacttaataacatctgggacctctccactcatagccaattggttttgagatggatataaagtttctacatggtatcaaagctagagtttcggaggcttttcccctttgtctgtgccatagttgcactttctttcattgtgatccgtgtgttccggatcctttgtttacctctccacgtgcgagtcaggggtcgcacgtgcgggagagtgttgggatttgtcccacattggttaattatctcctccaatactagtatatgagcctgggcggcctctccactcttagccaattgatttggagttggatgctttaacaatatTATCATTAGTCAATACTTGCCATCATAACTTCAGTTTTACAAATGTGAGGTTGTGaagttttttaaaagtttgaGTTGAAATGATTGATCTCGCGATCCCCAACAAATGGTATCTAGCATCAGGTATGGCTGTAAAAGAACCGAGCAGCTCAcgagttcggctcggctcaACTCATTAACGCTCAGCTCAGCTCAGCTCGTTtagctcgagttttcggcttGTTCGATAAAAGCTCGGCTCAATTAAAAAGGCTCGTTTAGTAGATGATTAAGCTCGGCTCGGCCCATTAAAgcttgagctcaagtttttggctcgtttactaaacgagccgagtttaagctcgacaaagctcggctcggctcactTACAGCGCTAGCGTCAGGTGTGAATGTGGTCACTTGAAAAACGGTTTGAACTTTCTAATCGTGTTGTCCTGAAAATCAGAGTTGTCGTAAACGAGTTTCGAGTACCTAGTTTTGTTCAGGTCATCGAGACGATCACAGATGTGGAAGCCCGATCCCAAACGGAGGTCAGAGGAGCTTGCACGCACCTGGGCGCAAGTTAGATTTACAAGCATGCCCGCCAGGGGTTGATGAGGAACACGTGGTGCCAGCTCAAAGCCACGTCAGGTCCACGCTAGTTCCACATCATCCGATCAACGCCACGTTTTATGCTGGTCAGCAAGGCGTGCCAAGTCAGTATCCAGTCAATGACCCATTCAGCGTTAACGTAATACTATTCTCAGCAACTAATGTTCTTCACACGTAAGGTTCAAGAGTCATCAATGGCTGCTCAAGCCAATGCCTTTTTGACTTCTTTGCCCAGTCACCAACCACATGCGTGAATTCCAACGGTTAGGACCAGATCCGGAGTGTCTgtgagtgagggagagagagttaGGTTTGTAACTCCATAGTTTCCGATCGCGAATGAAACTGTGTTTCTTCAGTGGAGCGGGCATTCCGGCCAAACCATGTTAACAGAGGACAAAATTCTCGTTTTAGTTGAAATTTTATCATTAACTCAACAACTGCATACCAAAAGCCTTGCGAAAAACATTGAAAATACCAGAAAttctataataaaaaaacaaaatgagcatAGATTGAGGAAATTCCACTTACTGATGATATCTGAACTTGAGTCCCAAGAAGCGATTCCATTTGAAAATGTAGAGAATGAATTCCCACCAAAAGCAAAGGTGCCCAGGGAATTAAGTCATGAGAGTGGCCAGAAATAATGTTGGAAGGCAAACCCCAATAAGAAAACCAACCACACAAATTCGGGCGGGAAATGAGTTTCCTATTTGCAGTGCTCTTTGCGAAACAACTCTCtcaattgtttttatttatttatggaaaGTTAATTAATACCCTCGTAACCAACTTTCAACAACAATCACATGAAATTAAGATGAAATTTCCCAttctcgaatcatcaaaatgacGCAACAATTCGGATTATCAGAAATCAGAAAGATTAAGGGTTGCTCTAgattaagggtcatcatttagcccgaaggccCGTGACCCGTCCGAAGCCTGCCCGGCCCGAGACCGTAAAACGGGCGGGCTAGCCCggcccgtagtttgtaatgggcgggctcatgcctatgaatttttactcggcccgcccGTAGGCCAGGCCCGTGagcccgcccgtggtacccgCCCAAAAGCCCGCCAACGGGCCCgcctattagcccaaaatctcacaaaatccttttttttttccttgatttaattttacccaaggaaatttaagcccgc
Proteins encoded in this region:
- the LOC131301144 gene encoding uncharacterized protein LOC131301144, which gives rise to MVTKCDCNLKPRETEKVMCSEQTSDDNIDERVSFLYSAWSALLDESTKGEGELPQGADQVTRFNNVPKAPHLENCKLSEQLNKKLDKRVANGSFPPWTLRKGLLSTYPSSTASEQLKSNGAYPPWITGSDEENYPFTRKVQRDIWIHQYPPNCNDHNVKFLVADWDRAQRFGMGAQIAGMCGLLAIAINEKRVLVTNYYNRADHDGCRGPSRSSWSC